TGAGGTTGCCGTACAGCGAGGAGCCGCAGTAGAGGTAGTCGTACCTGTGCGGCGTCGTCCCCCGGAACGCGGCGGCGTCGTAGGCGCCGGGGCTTTCCTCCAGCGCGACGATCCGCTCGTGGCGGGAGGCCGGGGACCGCGACGGCCCGTAGTGCGCGTATAGGATGAGCCTGCCGCCAGCGTTGTCGGCGTTGGGGACGCGCGGGAACGTGCAgttgacgacgacgacggtgtAGACGCGGCCGTAGCCCCAGTCCGGGAGCATGTGGTACGTCTTGGCCGCGCGCATCGGCGGCGAGGAGGACGCGCCGTTGGGCTCCCACTCGCAGCGGAACCAGGGCTTGCCGTAGACGTGCGTGGGCTTGGACGCGAGCCCGACGACCGCGAAGGTGTAGGCCCCCCCGCGGTACGCGCCCATCTGCACGAACagcgccgccgcgctgcccacgGCGCGGAACTCCCGCCGCTcggggccgggcggcggcggcgaggaggaagcGGTGGAGTTGGTGGCGGCGGAAGAGGCCTTCTTGGCGTGGACGGCGAGCGCGCGGGGGAGCGAGGCGCCGGCGGTGGGTTGCGGGCACGCGGCGGAGAATGGGGAAGCGAGGAGGGAGTGGTACGGGCGGAGCTGCCAGGCGGCGGCGAGGAGCGTGAGCACGGTGAGCGCAGCGAGGAAGGGCTTGAGGTCGAAGCAGAGTAGTGCGGGCGCCGAAGCCGGCGCAATGCCGGCGGCGGCAGCGTCCTTCCGCATTGCCGTGTGCGCGCTGCCACCGCGCGCTGGGCTGGTCGGCTGGGCCTGGGACTGAGAGCAGCGGAGCGGGAGTGTGGGTCCGCGGGAGACTGTGAGGTGCGGTGGGGATTACAAGAGGTCTTCCATTGGTGGGTGGCGGATTAATTAGCCGCGGCTTTTGGCTTTTCTCGCCCAAAAGTTTCCGGCCCTGGCCAACGCCCGTTGAACGTTGATGGATGGCTGGCTGACCCCTTCGCCGTCTCGGAATCGGCGCACGGCGTCTCGAGTCGGGTGCTCCGGTGACCCTTTGGTCTGCGGAATGTTTTCTCGGCGTTCTCTTTACCCAAGGAAGCTGCTAGAAGTCCTACGGTGCCGTTTGATTGGATCCTGATGATCAGAATAAAAAGGAATTATAATAGTTTTATTAGATTTCAGGATTCCCAAAATCTAAGAATTAATAAAATCTTTTTAAAATGTAGACTATTTAGGCATCGTTTAGCATAACTTAGCTTCACCAATAAAGCTcttatttttttcaaaataggTTAACAATCCGCTTTCAGGCAAAGCTGTTTTGAAAAACGTGATAgaccaaataaataaaataactataatggcctcgttcgctggtctgaaatttggctgaaacgggctgaaaaata
The nucleotide sequence above comes from Miscanthus floridulus cultivar M001 chromosome 18, ASM1932011v1, whole genome shotgun sequence. Encoded proteins:
- the LOC136521880 gene encoding galactan beta-1,4-galactosyltransferase GALS1-like, with translation MRKDAAAAGIAPASAPALLCFDLKPFLAALTVLTLLAAAWQLRPYHSLLASPFSAACPQPTAGASLPRALAVHAKKASSAATNSTASSSPPPPGPERREFRAVGSAAALFVQMGAYRGGAYTFAVVGLASKPTHVYGKPWFRCEWEPNGASSSPPMRAAKTYHMLPDWGYGRVYTVVVVNCTFPRVPNADNAGGRLILYAHYGPSRSPASRHERIVALEESPGAYDAAAFRGTTPHRYDYLYCGSSLYGNLSAARVREWMAYHARFFGARSHFVFHDAGGVSPDVRAALEPWVRAGRATLQDVRAQAEYDGWYYNQFLVVNDCLHRYRHSAKWTFFFDVDEYIFLPDGRTLEDVLAELEPYTQFTIEQNPMSSKLCVDNPEADYSNQLGFEKLVFRNSITGVRRDRKYAIQAKNAYATGVHMSENVIGNTTHKTEHLIRYYHYHNTINVLGEVCREFVSIPPKGGLTWSEKTPWYYDDSMKRVADAVREFERETIGDVQL